GGACAGATTCAGGATGTGAGAAGATCCCAATAGGCCACAGAGAAGGGCTGACTCTCCAGTGGGAGACAGGAAGCCGTCTCTCATGGGGGTCTTTAAGTGGAGTACGAATACATTTTAGCAATGCTCTACATGGGGGTCCCGTGAATGTAGCacctaaagtcctttccaaatcAGATTCTGAGAGAGAATTAAGGCAAAAGAGCGGTGTCCATGGTAAAGCCCTGTATaagtggatgatgatgatgactgttCTCCCGAAGCCAGAGAACCTGCTTTACTACAGCCTGGAGGAAGATTCCAAGATCATGATCTCCGACTTTGGGCTGTCCAAGATGGAAGGCTCAGGCAGCGTGCTCTCCACAGCCTGTGGCACTCCGGGATACGTAGGTAGGAGGCAAGTCTGCGTGCAGAAGGTCGGGACAGAAAGGGGCCAGCGGCCTTAGGGGTGCGATTTGAAAGCTAGTTTGGGGGAAGCAATGAATTCTCCACCTAAAGGTTGAGGGCAGGCTGCAGCTCTTGTGTGGgtgcttccttcctccccaatGACTGCCATCTCTTCCACTTTTGCAGCCCCTGAAGTCTTGGCCCAGAAACCTTACAGCAAGGCTGTGGACTGTTGGTCTATTGGCGTAATCGCCTATATCCTGTGAGTAGGGGGTCAGGAATAGGGTGGGGGGAGCATGGTGAGAGCTTCAATGCAGTGAGCCACAGGGAAAGttgttcctctctccccctctctcttttctcctctctctctctctcccttcttcccattccTGGGACTTGGAACAGTAAACTTGGGAGTTAAAACTTGCTCTGCCTTTTAACTCACTGGACAAGTTGCTTGCCTCCCTAGGGCTCAGTTTCAtagtctataaaatggggatattctGTGCCTACCTGGCTTCAGAGCTGTAAGGGACAAatagaagagagagggggaagtgTTCACActgctcttccttccttcccatcagACTCTGCGGTTACCCTCCTTTCTATGATGAGAACGACGCTAAACTCTTCGAGCAGATACTGAAGGCCGAGTACGAGTTTGATTCTCCATACTGGGACGACATCTCTGACTCCGGTACCAGGGCTGGGAGTGGGGCcgctctccctctctcttgctctgaatctccttccCCGAGGATGTCCTTTCCCTAGGTCCCTAGAGAGGCTTTGTAAGCCCTCCTTCCTCCATCTTATCAGAGTTGGAAGGGCCCAGCAGTAACTGTTTAAGCTGTACATGGAGAAAATCCCCTCCACTTACACTTAGTCCCCCATACTCGGACTCTCCCCAAGGAGGTGGCGCCCATGCTTCTCAAGGCACCCCATTTCAGGCAGGTTTAATTGTTAATTGTTAGAAAGCTTTTCCTGACATTAAGcctaaattttcttcttgcaGTTTCCATCTGGTTCTGCCCCTCCTCCCAACTCAAGCAGAGCAAATCTAATTAGCTTTCCTCTGATTAACAGCCCTTTCCCCCTCAGTTTTCTCTAGGATAAGCATCCCCAGTTGCTTTACCCCATCCCAGAATTTAAAATCCACCAAAACACTGAGAAACAAACACCCTTCCTTATTGGTCAGATGATTCAACCTTTGCCTTCTGTTAGAATTCGAATGTCAGTGAAAGGGCACAAGGATTAAAGTGTTCCGGGGCATCTTAGGATCCTTTCAGAAGGGCGGGTTTTGATGGTAGAGTCTGTTGGGCAGATGATCATTTGAACAGGCAAGAGGAAGCTCCGAGGACAATTCCCCCTTAGGAGTTTGCCCCCACTCGGGTCCTGTTTATTGACCGATGGGTGGGCGGGGACAGTGCCAAGAGGAGTGAACAGAACTCGCCGGCCCTCGCGGCTTCCTCTCCCCTAGCGTAGTGCCCTGTCCGTAGCGGCCGTTCCATCAGGGTCATTGAAATAAATtgcattctctgtctctgtcccgtCTCGGGGTCCAAGCCAAGGACTTTATCCGGCATTTGATGGAAAAAGATCCTGAGAAGAGGTTCACCTGTGAGCAGGCCCTGCAGCACCCATGGTGAGGAGGGCCCCTGCTCGGGTGGGAGGGCCCCATCTCCCCACTAAGCCTCTGGAGCACCCCTTGCCAGCCCCCCGCCCCATCTTCTCTCAGGATCGCAGGAGACACCGCTCTGGACAAAAACATCCACCAGTCTGTCAGTGAGCAGATCAAGAAGAACTTTGCCAAGAGCAAGTGGAAGGTGAGGCTGTGGCTCTTGCCTCTTGCTGTTTCCTTCATCACGCTCATCCTCGGCCCGTCCCATGGCCCGGCTTCTCCCTAACGTACCAAAGGCCGAGCCTCGTGGGCCAGCTCAGGCCCGAGTTTCCCTCTCACGTCCCTCTAGCCTCTGGGAGCAGCCCGGTGCCGGGGCTCTGGGCTCCGACCCTGCTGCTGGGAGCAGGGACGAGTTCCTCCGCCTCTGCAAACGGGGCCCCGGACTCCCCATAgacttcctttcttccctgtGGGCACCTGGGGGGCGGACCCGCGGTCAGCGCCCTAACTTCTCCACGGTTTCCCTCCCTCTAGCAAGCCTTCAACGCCACAGCAGTGGTGCGGCACATGCGGAGGCTTCAGCTGGGCACCAGTCAGGACGGCCCCGGCCAAACCAGCCACGGGGAGCTGCTGGCACCCGAGACAGGCGGGGGTGAGGCCACggtgtggggaagggaggcaGACGGTCCCAGAGGCACCTTCCATTGCTGAGCCCCTCACTGAGTACCCCCTCCAAGGTCCGTGCTCTTCTCCTTGCCAGGTCCCCACGTTGGCTGCTGCAGGGACTGCTGTGCAGAGTCTTCCCCGGACCTGGCGGCCACTCGCCCACCCCAGCTCTAGAGCAGCCTTTGACACAGTTGCTGGGGGTCAGGAATTTGGAGGAGGGAGGGCTCCATCCTCATGGGAAGGGGGTGGGTTAACTCCTGGGGAAGGGGCGGGAGTGGAACCTGCCAAAGAGAAGCCATTATGGATGCTGGGCATTATTGCTGCAGGGCAGAAGGGGTTAGAGCTGCCAATTGTTTGGGAAGGGGTAAAATGCCCTCtgctcttcccctctcttccgtCCCAGGAAAGTCTCCGCTTCTCCTCCTCCCTGCACAGGGCTCTCCCTGAGCCCGCTTCAGCCCAGGCTTCTCTTGAAAGGAAGGACCGGCCTCTTCCGTTCCCTCTCTGGCCTGGTTTGGACCCTTTTCCTGACCCCTTTCTAGCACCTCCCTGGTCGCCCTGGCTCTGGCAAGGGCCCGGAGCTGCCGGGGGAAGTTGTCGAAGGAGTCCTGGCCCTGAGGAGAGACACGTGGGCGACTTCTCCTCTCTCAGTGCTCCCCACTACATCCCACGGTCTGGTCAAGATACCCACGCGTTTTCCaaacaaatatttctattttattgttcGTTGTTTTATTAAAGGGAAGAGGTAAAAACCACTGGATCGTGTCATCCCTCCAGCTGAGCTGGCATTTCCCAATCCTTACCTTTCCCCAACAGTGCCCAACCGACCACAGCTACGGGGACACAAACTGCCTGAGGTAGATGTGACAGTCCGAGGGAAGCCCAGCTCTGGCCagggctgggggagggaaggggggagggaaaggaggggtcGGGCCCTGGCCAGGACCGGAGAGTG
This sequence is a window from Sminthopsis crassicaudata isolate SCR6 chromosome 1, ASM4859323v1, whole genome shotgun sequence. Protein-coding genes within it:
- the CAMK1 gene encoding calcium/calmodulin-dependent protein kinase type 1 isoform X1, producing MDWSAERWRSTQGFSAGGALAAASSQWAMPREVDGPSWKKHADDIRDIYEFRDVLGTGAFSEVILAEEKTTQKLVAIKCIAKKALEGKESSIENEIAVLHKIKHPNIVALDDIYECGGHLYLIMQLVSGGELFDRIVEKGFYTERDASRLICQVLDAVKYLHDMGIVHRDLKPENLLYYSLEEDSKIMISDFGLSKMEGSGSVLSTACGTPGYVAPEVLAQKPYSKAVDCWSIGVIAYILLCGYPPFYDENDAKLFEQILKAEYEFDSPYWDDISDSAKDFIRHLMEKDPEKRFTCEQALQHPWIAGDTALDKNIHQSVSEQIKKNFAKSKWKQAFNATAVVRHMRRLQLGTSQDGPGQTSHGELLAPETGGGPHVGCCRDCCAESSPDLAATRPPQL
- the CAMK1 gene encoding calcium/calmodulin-dependent protein kinase type 1 isoform X2, whose amino-acid sequence is MPREVDGPSWKKHADDIRDIYEFRDVLGTGAFSEVILAEEKTTQKLVAIKCIAKKALEGKESSIENEIAVLHKIKHPNIVALDDIYECGGHLYLIMQLVSGGELFDRIVEKGFYTERDASRLICQVLDAVKYLHDMGIVHRDLKPENLLYYSLEEDSKIMISDFGLSKMEGSGSVLSTACGTPGYVAPEVLAQKPYSKAVDCWSIGVIAYILLCGYPPFYDENDAKLFEQILKAEYEFDSPYWDDISDSAKDFIRHLMEKDPEKRFTCEQALQHPWIAGDTALDKNIHQSVSEQIKKNFAKSKWKQAFNATAVVRHMRRLQLGTSQDGPGQTSHGELLAPETGGGPHVGCCRDCCAESSPDLAATRPPQL